In Nocardia asteroides, the following proteins share a genomic window:
- the ptsP gene encoding phosphoenolpyruvate--protein phosphotransferase, translating to MGEHVIRGLGVSPGVVCAPWLRFGSQLATSPQDPVGGSVEDELARVKEALGGVADEMQARAARVSGVAAEILSMSATMARDPGIVAATEQQLGDGMPTAHAVHLAFEGFCAKLEALGGYMAERATDLRDIGGRTVAVLLGEPMPGIPAPGHPFVLVARDLAPADTAMLGDSDVVGLLTTEGGPTSHTAILAKSLGLPAVVNCPDTDRLVEDAPVLLDGGTGDVVIDPSPLRQQAAIEQAAADAARLAAASGPGRTADGTPVQLLVNIGTVDDAAKAGPEDSEGVGLFRTEFMYLGKASAPGLDEQIASYTAVLEQFAGRKVVVRTLDAGSDKPLPFLDLGTEENPALGVRGLRIGTVFPDTLATQLTALARAQEATGADLWVMAPMVATADEAVGFATLARESGLRTVGAMIEIPAAALRANDLLTHLDFVSIGTNDLSQYTCAVDRMAGGLAHLLDPWQPAVLDLIAMVGAAGSAAGKPVGVCGEAASDPALAPVLVGLGVTSLSMSVPALPAVRAALSAVDVEQCRDAADAACAARNPQLAREAVAAIIGRA from the coding sequence ATGGGCGAACACGTGATCCGCGGTCTCGGCGTGAGTCCCGGGGTGGTGTGCGCGCCGTGGCTGCGGTTCGGCTCCCAGCTCGCGACCTCCCCGCAGGACCCGGTGGGCGGCTCGGTCGAGGACGAGCTGGCGCGGGTCAAAGAGGCGCTCGGCGGCGTGGCCGACGAGATGCAGGCCAGGGCGGCGCGCGTGAGTGGCGTCGCGGCGGAGATCCTGTCGATGTCGGCGACGATGGCCCGCGATCCGGGCATCGTCGCCGCCACCGAGCAGCAGCTCGGCGACGGGATGCCGACCGCGCACGCGGTGCACCTGGCGTTCGAGGGGTTCTGCGCCAAACTCGAGGCGCTCGGCGGGTACATGGCCGAACGCGCGACCGATCTGCGCGATATCGGCGGGCGCACCGTCGCGGTGCTGCTGGGCGAACCGATGCCGGGTATTCCGGCGCCGGGACATCCGTTCGTGCTGGTCGCGCGGGATCTCGCACCCGCCGATACCGCCATGCTCGGCGACAGCGATGTGGTCGGGCTGCTGACCACCGAGGGCGGGCCCACCAGTCACACCGCGATTCTGGCGAAGTCGCTCGGGCTGCCCGCGGTGGTGAACTGCCCCGACACCGACCGGCTCGTCGAGGACGCGCCGGTGCTGCTCGACGGCGGTACCGGCGATGTGGTGATCGATCCGAGTCCGCTGCGTCAGCAGGCCGCGATCGAGCAAGCGGCCGCCGACGCGGCGCGGCTCGCCGCGGCCAGCGGGCCCGGTCGGACCGCCGACGGGACACCGGTGCAACTGCTGGTGAACATCGGAACCGTCGACGACGCGGCCAAGGCGGGGCCCGAGGACAGTGAGGGTGTCGGACTGTTCCGCACCGAGTTCATGTATCTCGGGAAGGCGTCCGCGCCCGGTCTCGACGAGCAGATCGCCTCCTACACCGCGGTTCTCGAGCAGTTCGCGGGGCGCAAAGTGGTGGTGCGCACCCTCGACGCCGGCTCGGACAAGCCGCTGCCGTTCCTCGATCTGGGGACCGAGGAGAATCCCGCGCTGGGTGTGCGCGGGCTGCGGATCGGGACGGTGTTCCCGGATACCCTGGCCACCCAGCTCACCGCGCTGGCGCGGGCCCAGGAAGCCACCGGTGCCGATCTGTGGGTGATGGCGCCGATGGTCGCCACCGCCGACGAGGCGGTCGGATTCGCCACGCTCGCACGGGAATCCGGGTTGCGGACCGTCGGCGCGATGATCGAGATCCCGGCGGCGGCGCTACGGGCCAACGATCTGCTGACCCACCTCGATTTCGTCAGTATCGGCACCAACGATCTCAGCCAGTACACGTGCGCGGTCGACCGGATGGCCGGCGGGCTCGCGCACCTGCTCGATCCGTGGCAGCCCGCGGTGCTCGATCTGATCGCCATGGTCGGCGCGGCGGGGTCGGCGGCAGGGAAGCCGGTCGGGGTGTGTGGTGAGGCGGCGTCGGATCCGGCGCTGGCGCCGGTGCTGGTGGGGCTCGGGGTGACGAGTCTGTCGATGTCGGTGCCCGCGTTACCCGCGGTGCGGGCGGCGTTGTCGGCGGTGGATGTGGAGCAGTGCCGGGACGCGGCCGATGCGGCGTGCGCGGCGCGGAATCCACAGCTGGCGCGTGAGGCGGTCGCGGCGATCATCGGGCGGGCATGA
- a CDS encoding HPr family phosphocarrier protein encodes MTTRTVVVGSEVGLHARPAATFTQAVQATGVPVRISVGGGEPVDAASVLAVMTLGAAHGAEVTLHADDEAVLDQLAALIATDLDAA; translated from the coding sequence ATGACCACCCGCACTGTCGTCGTCGGATCCGAAGTGGGGCTGCACGCCCGGCCCGCCGCGACATTCACCCAGGCCGTACAGGCCACCGGGGTCCCCGTGCGGATCTCGGTGGGCGGCGGCGAACCGGTCGACGCGGCGAGCGTGCTCGCGGTGATGACGCTCGGCGCTGCACACGGCGCCGAGGTGACCCTCCACGCCGACGACGAGGCGGTGCTGGACCAGCTGGCCGCGCTGATCGCCACCGATCTGGACGCCGCCTGA
- a CDS encoding PTS transporter subunit EIIC gives MTAVTDSPQQESKVFAGLQRLGRSLMLPIAVLPAAGILLRLGQDDLLGRFSALESTASVISAAGQAVFTWLPLIFAVGIAIGWAKKSDGSTALAAVVGYMVIDGVFNAMSPIVLEGKTDPKGAQALINYGVLGGIVMGLLSAILWQRFYRTKLPDFLGFFNGRRLVPILTAITGLIVGVGMAFIYPAFNSALTWVGETVADNTVIGGGIYGAANRLLIPTGLHHILNSTVWFLVGDYTDASGQLVRGDLNRFFAGDPTAGTFMTGFFPIMMFALPAAALAIWRNARPSQKKLVGGIMLSTGLTAFVTGITEPLEFSFMFVAWPLYVVHAILTGTSHALVNALGIHDGFTFSAGAIDYLLNFGKATDAWLLIPIGLGYAVIYYVLFSFVIKKWNLRTPGREAETDVEAGAPDVAAVEAEAALTATGDTRTDAPLVAEVESKLDKKLEGE, from the coding sequence ATGACTGCCGTTACCGACAGCCCCCAGCAGGAATCGAAGGTGTTCGCGGGTTTGCAGCGCCTGGGTCGCAGCCTCATGCTGCCGATCGCGGTGCTCCCCGCGGCAGGCATCCTGCTGCGCCTCGGGCAAGACGATCTGCTCGGCCGGTTCTCCGCGCTCGAGAGCACGGCGTCGGTCATCTCGGCGGCGGGTCAAGCGGTCTTCACGTGGTTGCCGCTGATCTTCGCGGTCGGTATCGCGATCGGCTGGGCCAAGAAGTCCGACGGGTCGACCGCGCTGGCGGCGGTGGTCGGGTACATGGTGATCGACGGCGTGTTCAACGCGATGTCGCCGATCGTGCTGGAGGGCAAGACCGATCCGAAAGGCGCGCAGGCGCTGATCAACTACGGCGTGCTCGGCGGCATCGTGATGGGTCTGCTGTCGGCGATCCTGTGGCAGCGGTTCTATCGCACGAAGCTGCCGGACTTCCTCGGCTTCTTCAACGGCAGGCGGCTGGTGCCGATCCTGACCGCGATCACCGGCCTGATCGTCGGCGTGGGCATGGCGTTCATCTATCCGGCGTTCAACTCCGCGCTCACCTGGGTGGGTGAGACCGTCGCCGACAACACCGTGATCGGCGGCGGCATCTACGGCGCGGCCAACCGCCTGCTCATCCCGACCGGCCTGCACCACATCCTCAACTCGACCGTGTGGTTCCTCGTCGGCGACTACACCGACGCCTCCGGTCAGCTGGTGCGCGGCGACCTCAACCGCTTCTTCGCCGGCGACCCGACCGCGGGCACCTTCATGACCGGCTTCTTCCCGATCATGATGTTCGCGCTGCCCGCCGCCGCGCTGGCGATCTGGCGCAACGCGCGGCCCTCGCAGAAGAAGCTGGTCGGCGGGATCATGCTGTCGACCGGTCTCACCGCGTTCGTCACCGGCATCACCGAGCCGCTGGAGTTCTCGTTCATGTTCGTGGCGTGGCCGCTGTACGTAGTGCACGCGATCCTCACCGGCACCTCGCACGCGCTGGTCAACGCGCTCGGCATCCACGACGGGTTCACCTTCTCGGCCGGCGCCATCGACTACCTGCTGAACTTCGGCAAGGCGACCGACGCGTGGCTGCTGATTCCGATCGGTCTGGGCTACGCGGTGATCTACTACGTGTTGTTCAGCTTCGTGATCAAGAAGTGGAATCTGCGCACCCCGGGTCGCGAGGCGGAGACCGATGTGGAGGCGGGTGCGCCCGATGTCGCCGCGGTGGAAGCCGAGGCGGCGCTGACCGCGACCGGCGACACGCGCACCGACGCGCCGCTGGTCGCCGAAGTCGAATCGAAGCTGGACAAGAAATTGGAAGGTGAGTGA
- a CDS encoding glucose PTS transporter subunit EIIB has protein sequence MSKAEAIVQGLGGADNIVEIEACITRLRTEVKDGAKVDEAALKAAGAHGVLKSGTVVQVVVGPEADTLAEDIEDIL, from the coding sequence ATGTCCAAAGCGGAAGCGATCGTCCAGGGTCTCGGTGGCGCGGACAACATCGTCGAGATCGAGGCCTGCATCACCCGGTTGCGCACCGAGGTGAAGGACGGCGCCAAGGTCGACGAGGCCGCGCTCAAGGCCGCAGGCGCGCACGGCGTGCTCAAGTCGGGCACGGTCGTCCAGGTGGTCGTCGGCCCCGAAGCGGACACCCTCGCCGAGGACATCGAGGACATCCTGTGA
- a CDS encoding PTS sugar transporter subunit IIA translates to MSIPVLAPLAGKVVALADVPDPVFAGQLVGSGVAIDPDRTRGTLMVTAPIAGKILKLHPHAFVIFGGGVGVLVHLGIDTVKLKGEGFDLLAAEGDEVTAGGPIVTFDPTEIAATGYSPVCPIVVMDSAKDSITTDTIGTEVESGTPLFDSP, encoded by the coding sequence GTGAGCATTCCGGTGCTCGCCCCGCTCGCCGGGAAGGTCGTCGCCCTGGCCGACGTTCCCGACCCGGTCTTCGCCGGCCAACTCGTCGGCTCCGGCGTGGCGATCGACCCCGACCGCACCCGCGGCACCCTGATGGTCACCGCCCCCATCGCGGGCAAGATCCTCAAGCTGCACCCGCACGCCTTCGTCATCTTCGGCGGCGGCGTCGGCGTCCTGGTCCACCTGGGCATCGACACCGTGAAGCTGAAGGGCGAAGGCTTCGACCTGCTGGCCGCCGAAGGCGACGAGGTCACCGCGGGCGGCCCGATCGTCACCTTCGACCCCACCGAGATCGCCGCCACCGGCTACTCCCCGGTCTGCCCGATCGTCGTCATGGACTCCGCGAAGGACTCGATCACCACCGACACGATCGGCACCGAAGTCGAATCGGGTACCCCACTGTTCGATTCGCCGTAG
- a CDS encoding class I SAM-dependent methyltransferase → MSAAEQTSEQFADRLFGAALGAVDILAVHLGDRLGWYQALVDHGPADATELTARAGGDPRYAREWLEQQAASEILTVDADGRFALPAGAAEVLTDRGSLNYLAPLARMLAGAAVQLPALVTAYRDGGGVGWSEYGADMRESQSDMNRPWFEHRLAADLAGVPDLHALLARPGAKAADIGAGGGWSSIALARAYPELSVDGYDIDPPSVTMARDNAADLADRVHFHHADAATALPEATYDAVFAFECLHDMPHPVEVLTAMRKALRPGGAVIVMDEAVAPEFTAPADDVDRLMYGFSLLICLPDGMAHPGSAGTGTVMRTSTLAEYATKAGFTDVEVLPIEDFGFWRFYRLTV, encoded by the coding sequence ATGAGCGCAGCGGAGCAGACCAGTGAGCAGTTCGCCGACCGGCTGTTCGGTGCGGCATTGGGCGCCGTCGACATCCTGGCGGTGCACCTCGGCGATCGGCTCGGCTGGTATCAGGCGCTGGTCGACCACGGCCCCGCCGACGCGACCGAGCTGACCGCACGGGCGGGCGGCGACCCGCGCTACGCGAGGGAATGGCTCGAACAGCAGGCCGCGTCCGAGATCCTGACCGTCGACGCCGACGGCCGATTCGCCCTGCCCGCGGGCGCGGCGGAGGTGCTCACCGATCGCGGCAGCCTCAACTACCTGGCACCGCTGGCCCGCATGCTCGCCGGCGCCGCCGTCCAGCTGCCCGCGCTGGTCACCGCCTACCGCGACGGTGGCGGGGTCGGCTGGTCCGAATACGGCGCCGACATGCGCGAATCACAGTCCGACATGAACCGCCCGTGGTTCGAACACCGCCTCGCCGCCGACCTGGCCGGCGTCCCGGACCTGCACGCCCTGCTCGCCCGCCCCGGCGCCAAAGCCGCCGATATCGGCGCGGGCGGCGGCTGGTCCTCGATCGCGCTGGCTCGCGCCTACCCGGAGCTGTCGGTCGACGGCTACGACATCGATCCACCCTCGGTGACCATGGCCCGCGACAATGCCGCCGACCTGGCCGACCGCGTCCACTTCCACCACGCCGACGCCGCGACCGCCCTTCCGGAAGCCACCTACGACGCGGTCTTCGCCTTCGAGTGCCTGCACGACATGCCCCACCCCGTCGAGGTGCTGACCGCGATGCGCAAGGCGCTGCGCCCCGGCGGCGCCGTCATCGTCATGGACGAAGCCGTCGCCCCCGAATTCACCGCCCCCGCCGACGATGTCGACCGCCTGATGTATGGCTTCAGCCTGCTGATCTGCCTGCCCGACGGCATGGCTCACCCCGGTTCGGCGGGCACCGGCACCGTCATGCGCACCTCGACCCTGGCCGAGTACGCGACCAAGGCGGGCTTCACCGACGTCGAGGTCCTGCCCATCGAGGACTTCGGTTTCTGGCGCTTCTACCGGCTCACCGTCTGA
- a CDS encoding DEAD/DEAH box helicase, whose amino-acid sequence MMADGMGCIVGGSEHAARLVRFWQTVELFGPQRVPDVGTCPDGGIVVEPAADDPAPWENLAALPALPAGRVWQFVVYGGLFGIGRAREALVRAFGEDRLEPDARRAGATAAFAVTLSDDGVVVGGSATLSGLAWAINRLRSPGPADSGWTDGFEHDSAAFTAAFDTMTREAAAVSPEEAPQSPRWRALDVAGRGVGASLIAAGADGVISPGLAGMSALAFAERVMPRDPEELAEAPRLTGRDLHSFAGELCGALGIRSELRAGGLRIACVQVAARDADSAAGADRLNSGLGAELAALAGAVERGDVGVALRDYLAATETLPIDDRIDVRRRLDVVVEGLLPHLVPDGRWPGDPLVSGQQFAVDRAMAELRDSAGIFAVHGAPGTGTTTMLRDLLAGIVVERAAQLAVFDNPLDVFTGLTEQVQVAKNYTVAAHRLAGNVTGFEVVLTTGSEEAAADVVSEIQRRDAVDREVEHFTQLAELVGGEPSWGLIAAAMGDDRRAFGERFWFGDRFDTERKSGAAAGGMLDLLKQAEADPDSIPDWSTAVRDFTTRHAEVRRLAQERQDVADAVAELPDMNASLQSMTAEIANADTAHAHWRERHQLATEHLRAAQATHHRIGVLLTEHGGQKPEFMASLSSGFGAGRRWSAKSNELLRERHIAESEMRRRQTEVEYTRGQWAEAAEHGRGLIRAHLELTARREAALEIIERAREIWADTIPFGDVSGDDEQFQLCNPWADEQYATARRELFLSALRLHRAFLLDAAPRVRDNLIVAIALIRGELAEEPKPDTVAAAWQTLFLAVPLVVTTFTAAPQLFAGLGREALGWLFVDDAGQAAPQSVAGGLWRARRAVIVGDHRQLGPVGTLPTSAQEALVRKYGLDREWLPDLASARRAADRGVRYGTWLTPADAAGPVWVGAPLRVHRRSDLPIFELTHRIAYDDDLLVFGTPARAEFPGQDRWIDVRSARAEGNWIPGEGEALAELLARLVEEGVAAGEIRVVSPFRDVARGAREVAREVLGAEFARHQVGTVHAMHGNSAEVVVLILGTSPAAGGSRRWAAATPNVLNAAVSRARRRVYVIGNYRLWSSQRYFDALAAQWTVQDEPVRQTVSR is encoded by the coding sequence ATGATGGCCGACGGAATGGGGTGCATCGTGGGCGGATCCGAGCATGCCGCGCGGCTCGTACGTTTCTGGCAGACCGTGGAGTTGTTCGGTCCGCAGCGCGTTCCCGACGTCGGCACGTGTCCGGACGGCGGGATCGTCGTCGAGCCGGCGGCGGATGATCCGGCGCCGTGGGAGAACCTGGCCGCACTGCCCGCCTTGCCGGCAGGCCGGGTGTGGCAGTTCGTCGTGTACGGCGGACTGTTCGGGATCGGGCGGGCGCGGGAGGCACTGGTCCGGGCGTTCGGTGAGGACCGGCTCGAACCCGACGCGCGGCGCGCGGGCGCTACCGCGGCGTTCGCGGTGACGTTGAGCGACGACGGTGTGGTGGTCGGTGGTTCGGCCACGCTGTCGGGGCTGGCCTGGGCGATCAATCGGCTTCGGTCCCCCGGGCCCGCCGACAGTGGCTGGACCGATGGGTTCGAGCATGATTCGGCGGCTTTCACCGCCGCCTTCGACACCATGACCAGGGAAGCCGCGGCGGTGAGCCCCGAGGAGGCGCCGCAGTCGCCCCGGTGGCGGGCGCTGGATGTCGCGGGGCGCGGGGTGGGGGCTTCGCTCATCGCGGCGGGGGCCGACGGTGTCATCTCCCCCGGGCTGGCGGGGATGTCGGCGCTGGCATTCGCCGAGCGTGTCATGCCGCGCGATCCGGAGGAACTCGCCGAGGCGCCCCGGCTGACCGGGCGTGATCTGCATTCCTTCGCCGGGGAACTCTGTGGGGCGCTCGGGATTCGGTCGGAGCTGCGGGCGGGTGGCCTGCGGATCGCGTGTGTGCAGGTCGCGGCGCGGGATGCCGACAGTGCGGCCGGTGCGGATCGGCTCAACAGTGGGCTGGGTGCGGAGCTGGCCGCGCTGGCCGGGGCGGTCGAGCGCGGGGATGTCGGTGTCGCGCTGCGGGACTATCTCGCCGCCACCGAGACGCTGCCGATCGACGATCGGATCGATGTCCGGCGGCGCCTGGACGTGGTGGTCGAGGGTCTGCTCCCCCATCTGGTGCCGGACGGGCGCTGGCCCGGTGACCCGCTGGTGTCCGGGCAGCAGTTCGCCGTGGACCGGGCGATGGCCGAATTGCGGGACAGCGCCGGGATTTTCGCGGTGCACGGTGCGCCGGGGACCGGCACGACGACGATGCTGCGTGATCTGCTGGCGGGCATCGTGGTCGAGCGGGCCGCGCAGCTGGCCGTGTTCGACAATCCCCTCGACGTGTTCACCGGGCTCACCGAGCAGGTGCAGGTCGCCAAGAACTACACGGTGGCCGCGCATCGGCTCGCGGGGAATGTCACCGGGTTCGAGGTGGTGCTGACGACCGGAAGCGAGGAAGCCGCGGCCGATGTGGTCAGCGAGATCCAGCGGCGCGACGCCGTCGACCGCGAAGTGGAGCACTTCACCCAGCTGGCCGAGCTTGTCGGCGGCGAACCCTCGTGGGGCCTGATCGCGGCGGCCATGGGTGACGACCGGCGCGCCTTCGGTGAGCGGTTCTGGTTCGGCGACCGGTTCGACACCGAACGCAAGTCGGGCGCGGCCGCGGGCGGGATGCTCGATCTGCTGAAACAGGCCGAGGCCGACCCGGATTCGATTCCGGACTGGTCGACGGCCGTACGCGACTTCACCACCAGGCACGCGGAGGTGCGCAGGCTCGCGCAGGAGCGGCAGGACGTCGCCGACGCGGTGGCCGAGCTGCCCGACATGAACGCGAGCTTGCAGTCGATGACCGCCGAGATCGCGAATGCCGATACCGCGCACGCGCATTGGCGGGAACGGCATCAGCTGGCCACCGAGCATCTGCGGGCCGCGCAGGCCACCCACCACCGGATCGGTGTGCTGCTCACCGAGCACGGCGGACAGAAGCCGGAGTTCATGGCGTCGCTGTCGTCCGGGTTCGGCGCGGGGCGGCGGTGGAGCGCCAAGAGCAACGAGCTGCTGCGCGAACGGCACATCGCCGAATCGGAGATGCGGCGGCGGCAGACCGAGGTCGAGTACACGCGCGGGCAGTGGGCGGAGGCCGCCGAGCACGGGCGCGGGCTGATCCGGGCGCATCTGGAGCTGACGGCGCGGCGCGAGGCGGCGCTGGAGATCATCGAGCGGGCCAGGGAGATCTGGGCCGACACCATTCCGTTCGGCGATGTGTCCGGCGACGACGAGCAGTTCCAGCTGTGCAATCCGTGGGCCGACGAGCAGTACGCCACAGCGCGGCGCGAGCTGTTCCTGTCCGCGCTGCGGCTGCACCGGGCGTTCCTGCTCGACGCGGCGCCGCGGGTGCGCGACAACCTGATCGTCGCCATCGCGTTGATCCGCGGGGAGCTGGCCGAGGAGCCCAAGCCGGACACTGTGGCGGCCGCATGGCAGACGCTGTTCCTGGCGGTACCGCTGGTCGTCACGACCTTCACGGCCGCGCCGCAGCTGTTCGCCGGGCTCGGGCGGGAAGCGCTGGGCTGGTTGTTCGTCGACGACGCCGGGCAGGCGGCGCCGCAGTCGGTGGCCGGCGGGTTGTGGCGGGCGCGACGCGCGGTGATCGTGGGCGATCACCGGCAGCTGGGCCCGGTCGGGACGCTGCCGACCTCGGCGCAGGAGGCACTGGTCCGCAAGTACGGGCTGGATCGGGAATGGCTGCCGGACCTGGCTTCGGCGCGGCGGGCAGCCGACCGGGGCGTGCGATACGGGACGTGGCTGACCCCGGCCGATGCCGCCGGGCCCGTGTGGGTGGGTGCGCCGTTGCGGGTGCATCGGCGCAGTGATCTGCCGATCTTCGAACTCACGCACCGGATCGCCTACGACGACGACCTGCTCGTCTTCGGGACGCCCGCGCGGGCGGAGTTCCCCGGGCAGGATCGCTGGATCGATGTGCGATCGGCGCGGGCCGAGGGGAATTGGATTCCCGGCGAGGGTGAGGCGCTGGCCGAGCTGCTCGCGCGGCTGGTCGAGGAGGGCGTCGCGGCGGGTGAGATCCGGGTCGTGAGTCCGTTCCGGGATGTGGCACGCGGGGCGCGGGAGGTGGCGCGGGAGGTCCTCGGGGCGGAGTTCGCCCGGCATCAGGTGGGGACCGTCCATGCGATGCACGGGAATTCGGCCGAGGTGGTGGTGTTGATCCTCGGTACCTCGCCCGCGGCGGGTGGGTCGCGGCGGTGGGCGGCGGCCACGCCGAATGTGCTCAATGCGGCGGTGTCGCGGGCGCGGCGGCGGGTGTATGTGATCGGCAACTACCGGTTGTGGAGCAGCCAGCGGTATTTCGACGCGCTGGCCGCTCAGTGGACCGTGCAGGACGAGCCGGTGCGTCAGACGGTGAGCCGGTAG
- a CDS encoding SanA/YdcF family protein yields the protein MGAGIVVASGVVVVTAGANMAMWALSSGHRSDVAGAPGVPMVIVPGAKVAEDGTPMAYLQGRLDVAIELVTAGKAGEILLSGDAGGTSGDEIASMMRYLLEHGIDPAMVKTDGEGLSTRETCERARALFGVERAIIVSQFQHLPRAVALCRAAGIEADGVVAYCDCRRSTEVRNNVREWLAAPKAVAEMVLR from the coding sequence GTGGGCGCCGGCATCGTGGTCGCCAGTGGCGTGGTGGTGGTGACGGCCGGGGCGAATATGGCTATGTGGGCCCTGTCGTCGGGGCATCGCAGTGATGTGGCCGGGGCTCCCGGGGTGCCCATGGTGATCGTGCCGGGGGCGAAGGTGGCGGAGGACGGGACGCCGATGGCTTATCTGCAGGGGCGGCTCGATGTGGCGATCGAGTTGGTGACGGCGGGGAAGGCCGGGGAGATCCTGTTGTCGGGGGACGCGGGTGGGACGTCCGGGGATGAGATCGCTTCGATGATGCGGTATCTGCTCGAGCACGGGATTGATCCGGCCATGGTGAAGACGGATGGGGAGGGGCTGTCCACGCGGGAGACGTGTGAGCGGGCGCGGGCGCTGTTCGGGGTGGAGCGGGCGATCATCGTCAGTCAGTTCCAGCATCTGCCGCGGGCGGTCGCGCTGTGCCGGGCGGCGGGGATCGAGGCCGACGGGGTGGTGGCGTATTGCGATTGCCGGCGGAGTACCGAGGTGCGCAACAACGTCAGGGAGTGGCTGGCCGCGCCCAAGGCTGTCGCGGAGATGGTGCTGCGCTGA